The Ipomoea triloba cultivar NCNSP0323 chromosome 14, ASM357664v1 region ACATCCTACTTTCCAGGAGTAGCACCAATTGGACTTTCTATAGGATCATTTGAAAAAAAACCCTGAACAGATAACAAATAAGCATATAGTGCTAGTGATACTTAAAAGGCTGTTTGATTGAAATAATCTATATAAATACCTCATCTGAGTCGGAGTCATCCTGTGTTAGTTGTAGCTTGGAAGAAAATTCATCATCGTTATGCTGGATTAGCCCAGGACAGTAGGTTTCAAACATTTTAGGAAGGTGTTTGACTTGCAGTACTGGAACTGCACTATTTAGGTTATCAAATTGATCACTTCTCACAGAAATCTTCAAAAACAGACCTCTCCCTTTTAAATTCCTGATGTCTTTAGGAATCTTGGTTATTACCTAAGACATAAAAACAAAGACTATTAGTGGTTAAGGCATTTTACTAATCTATTATATAGGCATCTAACTTAAGTTCAAAATTAGGGAACTCACAGATGGCTGCATAGCCTTCAATTCATCTGCCTTTAAACACAACAACTCAAGAACTTCACGGTCCCATAAAAGGAGTGGAGCTGTCCCTTTAACATCAACTACACGAATTTTAAGCTTATATCTTAGGTTACCTTTAATAAACCGACCACCACATTTCCCACAATCATACATTCCAGAGTTGAATTCCAACTTCTTATTACAGTTTTGTTTAGGGCAAGAGTCGTAATACCAATCATTGGGATCAGACTCAATACCTATAATCTTGCATGGTACCCAAAATTCACTAGTCtgccatgaaaaaaaatagatttctaattaaatatgttttataAGTACATAACTACACTGGATTATTAAGAAATATACCTCTCTTTTAGAAAAGATCTCAGATAATGTTGTGATCTGCATTTTTGTACTGCTTAAGTCCTCTCCACTTGTAGTACCATAACTGAAAGTAGAATTCGATGTAATGCTCTTCAAAGGTGTTTGCTGCTGCATACATAGACTGAATACAGAAATATGAATCTGCTGTTCTCAGGTTTTAGAGATATGTAACATTGATATGTTAAAGAAATGCATCATACCTATCTCTGAATTCCACAAACTCCAAAGTGTTTTGGTTGAATAGTAAATTTGTAGCATCATAAGAACTACAAATTTTTACTTCTCCAGCTAcacaaatataaattacaaaatcATAATGATTAACAAATACTCatgtatttttcaaaaaaaaaaaaacaaatactcaTGTATTGCAGGAACAAATGAGTACAATACTGGAAATGAGTTCTTTGATTGCAGGAACAGAAAATTCACAAAGAAACTTAGGTAAGAGCTTTATATTAGTAGGAACAAACTATTATCTACTAAAATCAGTTTAAACAAATACTCAGATTTACTATAGTCTGTTTACACTACTGCAGATGCAGATACTCAGGCAGGAACatgaggtagatattccagcaacACAAAGCTCTTAAAGAAACAACAACCATAACTGAGGAAGACATTCAAAAAAGCACTATCAAGGTAACTGTTATGTAAAATTTCACTTACATTTTTCGACCAGCTTAATCCGACCCATCTGAATTAGAACAACCACTGGATCCAAAAGATCACTTTTAAAAAAAGGCATCACTTTCTCTACATGGTCATCCCAGACAGTGCATTTCACTTGATTACCCCtgcatgaatttttttttttaaattgatgcatattttcaatttgtaaaataaaacatTTCAGTTTTGTGTAACCttacttcaaatcttcaatcagAAAATCT contains the following coding sequences:
- the LOC116003887 gene encoding replication protein A 70 kDa DNA-binding subunit-like, with the translated sequence MEELMKMNEPQANSTVMDDNPTLESHPRIVQEVENEQNAKGEESFEGVEDCYAPGSYIHMHIPGKSVSPKNDFYMMKFYSETLVKDYKGCDFPRNMYRLQPFEILNTLDANILVDVIGRVVEIYSPLEKMINGRPSQLIDFLIEDLKGNQVKCTVWDDHVEKVMPFFKSDLLDPVVVLIQMGRIKLVEKSGEVKICSSYDATNLLFNQNTLEFVEFRDSLCMQQQTPLKSITSNSTFSYGTTSGEDLSSTKMQITTLSEIFSKRETSEFWVPCKIIGIESDPNDWYYDSCPKQNCNKKLEFNSGMYDCGKCGGRFIKGNLRYKLKIRVVDVKGTAPLLLWDREVLELLCLKADELKAMQPSEFKRERSVFEDFCEK